One region of Sebastes fasciatus isolate fSebFas1 chromosome 1, fSebFas1.pri, whole genome shotgun sequence genomic DNA includes:
- the ngfb gene encoding nerve growth factor — protein MRSSMLVLFLLFSAQAVAAIGGAAQQQGPGNNSNSIPSVDPKLFTKRRYLSPRVLFSAQPPDAEPAESQGAGRRPCRAAGQPQHRGVYSVCESISVWVGNKTKATDISGNEVTVLPDVNINNVNKKQYFFETTCHSARSGNSGCLGIDARHWNSYCTNSHTFVRALTSFKKLVAWRLIRINVACVCVLSRKSWRQ, from the coding sequence ATGAGGTCGTCCATGCTGGTCCTGTTCCTCCTCTTCAGTGCCCAGGCTGTGGCCGCCATCGGAggagcagcacagcagcagggTCCAGGCAATAACTCCAACTCCATCCCCTCAGTGGACCCGAAACTCTTCACCAAGCGCCGCTACCTCTCACCCCGAGTGCTCTTCAGTGCTCAGCCGCCTGATGCAGAGCCGGCGGAGTCCCAGGGTGCCGGCAGGAGGCCCTGCAGGGCAGCGGGGCAGCCTCAGCACCGTGGAGTTTACTCAGTGTGTGAGAGCATCAGCGTCTGGGTGGGCAACAAGACCAAAGCCACAGACATCTCAGGCAACGAGGTGACAGTGCTGCCAGACGTGAACATCAACAATGTCAACAAGAAGCAGTACTTCTTTGAGACGACGTGTCACAGCGCCCGCTCTGGCAACTCCGGCTGTTTGGGAATCGACGCCAGACACTGGAACTCCTACTGCACCAACTCACACACTTTTGTACGAGCGTTGACCTCGTTTAAGAAGCTGGTGGCGTGGAGGCTGATACGCATCAAtgtggcctgtgtgtgtgtgctgagccGCAAGTCATGGCGTCAGTGA